In Lolium rigidum isolate FL_2022 chromosome 3, APGP_CSIRO_Lrig_0.1, whole genome shotgun sequence, the genomic window ATGATGTTTAGATTATTTATTTAAGATAGTGTTGTAATCATAGTCAACTAGAAGTTCTTTAGTTTTCTTTTATCTACAAGTCTCCTTGACTATAAATATGTAACAGTGGTGTCGAACAAAATCGTCCCTGGACCACCACAACTTCTCTTTCAATTACAAAATTGCATGTAGTTTAACTTGTTTCTAGTCACACCAAACACCACAATGGCTTCACAATAGCCAATTCCACCATACCCAGTAATGTTTTGCTTGTTTCTAGTCACACCATCACCCCAATCGTCTTCACAATATGGGAAGAACATAATTAATTATCcgccatgatttcagcatcatttCTACTAAACCACTAGTGGAAATCAATaattcacatattatgaattttattttatatatCGCTGCAAGATTGCCAAATGTTCTAATAATAGCACTTCTTCTTTATGCATCTTGGATTTGGACAAACATATGCCATATCTTATATTGCCCTTGGTTGAATTATATATACTCGGTACTACTGTAATTTACACGAATGGTTTAGCCCATCTATTCTCAatatacaaataaagttttgatccAGATCAATCATTGGTGCCGGTGAAAAAGCCTAGAGGTAGATATTTGCTGAGCAAGGTTAAACAGGCAATGCATAAAGAGCGCATCTACCTATTGTTTCCCGGACTTGATGGGGACCTGAAGAAGCCAAGCTACTCAAAGATTGATAAAACGACAACAAGCTTAATTTCCCTAGCAtccatttgtaatcttgcggaccATTGTTGCGGCACTGGAACCGGAGAATGGTGAATGCGCTCATCATGGCTTGGGCAGCTCCCTCTTGGGCCTCTGCGGCGGCGCGTTCTTGGGGTTGGTGAACCACGTCGTGTACAGGAACTGCTTGTGAGGCCCTTCATGGTCGCAGATGAGCCTGAGCTTCTGCTTCTCCCTCATCCACCGCAGCATGATCTTCATCTGCCTCTTGCTTTCCAAACCCCTCAGCCCTACGTCCTGGAAAAACATTACCACGCGATTGTTACCTGTCAGAACCGGCAGATTGTACACTGGCTTGCAGGTAATTCCCACATAGACGTTCAGT contains:
- the LOC124700163 gene encoding uncharacterized protein LOC124700163, which translates into the protein MFATAARWAAKKGKPKMAPIELTTPPEQAQSITRTIFDVVREHGPLTISDVWEHVKDVGLRGLESKRQMKIMLRWMREKQKLRLICDHEGPHKQFLYTTWFTNPKNAPPQRPKRELPKP